From Nicotiana tabacum cultivar K326 chromosome 15, ASM71507v2, whole genome shotgun sequence, the proteins below share one genomic window:
- the LOC142169814 gene encoding uncharacterized protein LOC142169814 has product MMHDFIMAEDSEIWDVICDGPFVPMKTIGEPVVTVPKTRKEYNDDDRKAIEKIFRAKKILVSGIGPDEYNRISSCQSAKEIWEALQTAHEGTTQVKQSKIDMLTIEYELFRMNDDESIQDMHTQGAVKGSS; this is encoded by the coding sequence atgatgcatgattttatcatggctgaggatTCTGAGATCTGGGATGTCATATGCGATGGCCCCTTCGTTCCCATGAAGACCATTGGGGAGCCAGTAGTGACAGTTCCAAAAACAAGAAAGGAGTACAATGATGATGACCGTAAAGCTATAGAGAAAATCTTCCGAGCAAAAAAAATCCTCGTCTCTGGTATTGGTCCAGACGAATATAACAGAATCTCTTCCTGTCAATCCGCCAAGGAGATTTGGGAGGCTCTCCAAACAGCACATGAAGGGACAACTCAAGTTAAGCAGTCAAAGATTGACATGCTCACTATTGAGTATGAACTATTCAGGATGAATGATGATGAGTCCATTCAGGACATGCATACTCAGGGTGCAGTGAAAGGAAGCAGCTAA